One window of Mangrovibacterium diazotrophicum genomic DNA carries:
- a CDS encoding right-handed parallel beta-helix repeat-containing protein yields the protein MNKRKSVVLAMLLMVGISAFGANVWVSPAGSDNNSGSEQSPMKSLPAAMLKARELHGRNDAAVEVILKAGTYLLSEPLLLEPADSYTTIRADKGAKVIVSGGQQVTVWQQVGKYLYKARLDREDKLRTLFVNGKRMRMAGTDVPVNGLGDWGKFEIKGDEPWAFGAGTAIDGIKFSSKDIQPYQNPEDVEMVQFNIWTEKILCARDMEQIGDSTIIKLQQLYGAIATTMAWAGKINYTKSFVIRNAYELLDSPGEFYFNRKTKTLYYYNDGEDMATAEVIAPGSDGLIHIKGESNDERVQDIRFEGITFSYDDWSLMEVAGSHGFAGIQSLGLAVKYIPGGNWHETKYNSTDVPRGAIQVENAENISFIRNRFEHISSGIAINLVNDVKSSTVEGNYFNDLLGNAVNVGHPQHYIIGDGAIYGKGIEGVCENNRIANNYLRNVSVDFRQVEGITSFFVANTEIVHNDIDGTPYGAIVCGWWWGNAGIPPSTVPKNNTISFNKAGNTHKVLDDGGIIYLLGEQPGTVVEGNYLYNGPRCIYPDEGSAYMTITGNVIDNNSYKWMWLHIWNKRCHDIVARKNYVVNNLLVNNGTNNTIEETYSFRDEEFSEDALKIKAKAGIEDAYKDIIPETEPEKIRIHPEGFKERDVFH from the coding sequence ATGAACAAGAGAAAGAGTGTCGTTCTGGCAATGTTGCTAATGGTCGGTATTTCGGCGTTTGGAGCGAATGTTTGGGTGTCGCCCGCAGGTTCTGATAACAATTCAGGTTCTGAACAAAGCCCGATGAAATCACTTCCTGCGGCTATGCTTAAGGCTCGGGAATTACATGGTCGAAATGACGCTGCAGTTGAAGTTATTTTGAAAGCGGGAACGTATTTGCTGAGTGAGCCATTGCTGCTGGAGCCCGCCGATTCGTACACAACAATTCGGGCAGATAAAGGAGCAAAAGTAATTGTAAGCGGTGGCCAACAGGTAACAGTTTGGCAGCAGGTTGGTAAGTATCTTTACAAGGCACGCCTGGATCGCGAGGATAAGCTTCGGACTTTGTTTGTAAACGGCAAGCGGATGCGTATGGCCGGGACCGATGTGCCGGTGAACGGACTGGGCGATTGGGGCAAGTTTGAAATAAAAGGTGACGAACCCTGGGCTTTTGGTGCGGGCACAGCAATCGACGGAATTAAGTTTTCGTCGAAAGATATTCAGCCGTATCAAAATCCGGAAGATGTCGAAATGGTTCAATTTAACATTTGGACTGAAAAGATTCTCTGTGCAAGAGACATGGAACAAATCGGGGACTCAACAATCATTAAATTGCAACAACTCTACGGCGCAATTGCCACAACGATGGCTTGGGCCGGAAAGATAAACTACACGAAGAGTTTCGTTATCCGAAATGCTTACGAGTTGCTGGATTCTCCGGGCGAGTTTTACTTCAACCGAAAAACAAAAACACTTTACTATTACAATGATGGAGAAGATATGGCAACGGCCGAAGTGATCGCTCCCGGTTCTGATGGACTGATTCATATCAAAGGGGAATCCAATGATGAGCGCGTACAGGACATCCGATTCGAGGGGATTACTTTTTCTTATGACGATTGGTCGTTGATGGAGGTTGCCGGCTCTCACGGATTTGCCGGAATTCAGAGTCTTGGTTTGGCCGTAAAGTATATTCCGGGTGGAAACTGGCACGAAACCAAGTACAACAGCACCGATGTGCCGCGTGGTGCTATTCAGGTTGAAAATGCAGAGAACATCAGTTTTATCAGAAACCGGTTTGAGCACATTAGTTCCGGTATTGCCATTAACCTGGTGAACGATGTGAAGAGCAGTACCGTCGAAGGAAATTATTTCAACGACCTGCTTGGAAACGCTGTGAATGTCGGACATCCGCAACATTATATCATCGGCGATGGTGCTATTTACGGAAAAGGTATTGAAGGCGTTTGCGAAAACAACCGTATTGCCAATAACTACTTGCGTAATGTGAGTGTCGACTTTCGTCAGGTTGAAGGAATTACCTCGTTTTTTGTCGCGAATACGGAGATCGTCCACAACGATATTGACGGTACACCCTACGGAGCTATAGTCTGTGGTTGGTGGTGGGGCAATGCAGGAATACCGCCTTCAACTGTACCTAAAAACAATACCATCAGCTTCAACAAAGCCGGTAATACCCACAAAGTGCTCGACGATGGAGGCATCATCTACTTGCTGGGTGAGCAGCCGGGCACGGTGGTCGAAGGGAATTACCTGTACAACGGGCCGCGATGTATCTATCCCGACGAAGGTTCTGCCTACATGACCATAACCGGAAACGTCATCGATAACAATAGCTATAAATGGATGTGGTTGCACATTTGGAATAAGCGCTGTCATGATATTGTTGCCCGCAAAAATTATGTGGTCAATAATCTTTTGGTGAATAACGGAACCAACAATACAATTGAGGAAACCTATTCGTTTCGCGATGAAGAATTCTCAGAGGATGCCTTGAAAATTAAAGCGAAAGCCGGAATTGAAGATGCTTACAAAGATATTATTCCCGAGACGGAGCCGGAAAAAATACGGATTCATCCGGAAGGATTTAAAGAACGCGATGTTTTTCATTAA
- a CDS encoding glycoside hydrolase family 2 protein, with protein sequence MKLIAKIAFLLIVNVYIYFPGFSQTTQVKYLSGTGVDHPVEWEFYCTAGRNSGKWTKIEVPSCWEQQGFGKYDYGHAKDSVRGKEQGLYKYEFSVPSDWSKNQVDIVFRGSMTDTEVKINGKSAGAIHQGAFYEFRYNISKLLKYGQQNLLEVRVSKQSANESVNKAERHGDYWIFGGIFRPVFLEAKPVNNIQRVAIDAKGDGTFTADVFLAGNVKSGELRAQVLTLDNEEVGKSFSVPGEKGAAKVTLQSKLENIKSWNPEDPNLYQVKFELFSNGQPVHILTKRFGFRTIEVRQRDGIYVNGVKVKFKGVNRHTFRAEYGRASSKALSIEDVELIKSMNMNAVRMSHYPPDSHFLDVCDSLGLFVLDELTGWHATYDNVVGPKLVREMVTRDVNHPSIVMWDNGNEGGHNPNFDAYFNEYDIQKRVVIYPWMEHNGIATQHYRPYNYGAGTFWNSRLITMPTEFLHGMYDGGHGAGLYDYWEYIWNKPKAAGGFLWDLFDQGILRTDKDGEVYDTDGNHGADGIVGPKLEKEASYNAIKEIWSPVKLEEREITSGWDQKLGVENRYIYTNLQECQFSFKLQKLHLPNQMVIQTVEVGTIPAPDLAPGEKGQLEIPVPANWADFDVMEITATDRFGKELYTWNYPLLTASSMANRLMHQSPKTGKLELTDAGDKLLIRAGDVQFTIGKENGFLQHVENEKGVIPFTNGPDISAGVTAFKGLESKIFGKDSIAITCHFQTENADSSRMKEFIWTFYPNGWAKLHLYYFPPEYDKDFDYMGVNFSYPEALVTGVEWMGNGPYRVWKNRLQGAEFGVYQKDYNNTITGVSPLVYPEFKGYHANLYWARIQSKEQSFTVATSTDDVFLRLYTPADSEQYDKRVSPVFPKGDISFMQAIPPIGTKCNDPWNMGPSGQKNKFFDYGPFDNWKIRSQQMTLLFNFNSDQ encoded by the coding sequence ATGAAATTAATCGCAAAAATAGCTTTCCTACTAATTGTAAACGTTTACATTTATTTTCCCGGTTTTTCACAAACGACGCAGGTAAAGTACCTCTCCGGAACCGGAGTTGATCATCCTGTTGAATGGGAGTTTTACTGCACCGCTGGCCGCAACTCGGGAAAATGGACTAAAATTGAAGTTCCTTCGTGCTGGGAACAACAGGGATTTGGCAAGTATGACTATGGCCATGCCAAAGATTCGGTTCGAGGCAAAGAGCAAGGCTTGTATAAATACGAGTTTTCAGTGCCGTCCGACTGGAGTAAAAACCAGGTCGACATTGTTTTTCGGGGATCAATGACTGATACCGAAGTTAAAATTAACGGTAAATCTGCCGGCGCAATTCACCAGGGAGCATTTTACGAATTTCGTTATAACATCAGTAAATTGTTGAAGTACGGGCAGCAAAACCTGCTCGAAGTAAGGGTATCCAAGCAATCGGCCAACGAGTCGGTTAACAAAGCAGAGCGCCACGGCGACTACTGGATTTTCGGCGGGATTTTCCGCCCCGTCTTTTTGGAAGCTAAACCGGTGAATAACATTCAACGGGTGGCAATTGACGCCAAGGGTGACGGTACATTTACTGCCGATGTTTTTCTGGCAGGCAATGTGAAAAGCGGTGAGCTGCGAGCACAAGTATTGACATTGGACAACGAGGAGGTTGGAAAGTCTTTTTCGGTACCTGGCGAAAAAGGCGCAGCAAAAGTCACGCTTCAATCCAAACTAGAAAATATTAAAAGCTGGAACCCGGAAGATCCAAACCTGTATCAGGTGAAATTTGAATTGTTTTCGAATGGGCAGCCGGTTCATATTCTGACCAAGCGCTTTGGCTTCAGGACCATCGAGGTTCGTCAGCGGGATGGCATTTATGTGAATGGTGTCAAGGTAAAATTCAAGGGTGTCAACCGCCATACCTTTCGCGCCGAATACGGCCGTGCATCCAGTAAAGCGCTGAGTATTGAAGATGTTGAGCTGATCAAGTCGATGAACATGAATGCCGTTCGTATGTCGCATTATCCGCCGGATTCGCACTTTCTGGATGTTTGCGATTCGCTGGGCCTGTTTGTGCTCGATGAGCTAACCGGTTGGCACGCCACCTACGACAATGTTGTTGGCCCCAAGCTTGTGAGAGAAATGGTGACGCGTGATGTGAATCACCCATCCATTGTGATGTGGGACAATGGGAATGAAGGTGGTCACAACCCCAATTTCGATGCCTATTTTAATGAATACGATATTCAGAAACGCGTTGTCATTTATCCGTGGATGGAGCACAACGGAATCGCCACTCAACATTATCGCCCGTACAACTACGGTGCCGGAACGTTTTGGAACAGCCGTCTGATAACAATGCCTACCGAATTTTTACATGGTATGTATGATGGTGGGCACGGTGCCGGTTTATACGATTATTGGGAATACATTTGGAATAAACCCAAGGCAGCCGGTGGTTTCCTTTGGGATCTGTTCGATCAGGGCATTTTGCGTACCGACAAAGATGGCGAGGTTTATGACACCGATGGAAACCACGGTGCAGACGGTATTGTGGGTCCAAAGTTGGAAAAAGAAGCCAGCTATAATGCGATCAAAGAAATTTGGTCGCCGGTGAAATTGGAGGAACGCGAGATTACTTCCGGATGGGATCAGAAATTGGGAGTTGAGAATAGATACATCTACACCAATCTTCAAGAATGCCAGTTCAGCTTCAAACTTCAGAAGCTACATCTGCCAAATCAAATGGTGATCCAAACGGTTGAAGTAGGAACAATTCCTGCTCCGGATTTGGCTCCGGGAGAGAAAGGTCAGCTGGAAATTCCGGTGCCTGCCAACTGGGCTGATTTTGATGTGATGGAAATTACCGCGACCGATCGTTTTGGCAAAGAATTATACACCTGGAATTACCCGCTTTTGACGGCTTCTTCTATGGCTAATCGACTAATGCACCAGTCTCCGAAGACCGGAAAACTGGAACTGACAGATGCAGGTGACAAACTTTTGATACGGGCCGGCGATGTCCAATTTACTATTGGCAAGGAAAATGGATTCCTGCAACATGTTGAAAATGAAAAAGGCGTTATTCCATTTACCAATGGGCCTGATATCAGTGCCGGTGTCACGGCTTTCAAAGGACTGGAATCCAAAATATTTGGAAAGGATAGCATTGCAATTACCTGTCATTTTCAAACCGAAAATGCGGACTCTTCACGCATGAAGGAATTTATCTGGACTTTTTACCCGAATGGTTGGGCAAAGCTTCACCTGTACTACTTTCCACCTGAATACGATAAGGATTTCGACTATATGGGCGTGAACTTCTCGTACCCGGAAGCGTTGGTTACTGGAGTTGAATGGATGGGCAATGGCCCTTACCGGGTTTGGAAAAACCGTTTGCAGGGCGCGGAGTTCGGCGTTTATCAAAAAGATTACAACAACACAATTACCGGAGTTAGTCCTCTGGTTTATCCGGAGTTTAAAGGTTACCATGCCAACCTTTACTGGGCTCGTATTCAATCCAAAGAACAATCGTTTACGGTTGCCACTTCAACCGACGATGTTTTCCTTCGTTTGTATACCCCGGCTGACTCGGAACAATATGACAAGCGTGTTTCACCGGTTTTCCCGAAGGGAGATATTTCTTTTATGCAAGCCATTCCACCGATCGGAACAAAATGTAATGATCCCTGGAATATGGGGCCATCCGGACAAAAAAATAAGTTCTTTGATTATGGACCATTTGACAATTGGAAAATTCGAAGTCAGCAAATGACTTTGCTGTTCAACTTCAATTCAGATCAATAA
- a CDS encoding prolyl oligopeptidase family serine peptidase encodes MKNTILLITIGLLLFAYGANAQLVNSDNKYQRPLNEVLKEIEQRYDVQIRFSEKDIAGLVLNYADWRLRPDLEETLRNVLAPFDLVANLDEKSGAYKVEEFRYHRKTVAEAKEFLNYLSGLYSNKEEWEARRAELKSCLPSGVRLDKAPASPGTKPILTKIRKMDGYTIQNIALEILPGVYACGSIYRPAKIKGKIPVVLCPNGHFGDGRYNQDVQKRCAGLARMGAMSISYDLFGWGESGLQFDMKYHRKALANTIQALNSIRLLDYLLSFDYVDSDRVGITGGSGGGSHTMLISAIDDRINVSVPVVMMSAIHYGGCPCESGNPIHLCSGGTNNVEIAGLFAPKPQLIVSDGGDWTANVPELEFPFLKRIYSFYGSDAVVENVHLPNEKHDYGPSKRIAMYHFMAKYLKLDESKVFDKAGNLDESTITVEKDNDLKVFGDNGEKLPVNALTDFKKLEAMFQ; translated from the coding sequence ATGAAAAACACGATACTCCTCATAACTATCGGCCTGTTGTTGTTTGCCTATGGGGCAAATGCCCAGCTGGTGAATTCGGATAACAAATACCAGCGTCCACTGAACGAAGTGCTGAAGGAGATTGAGCAACGGTACGATGTTCAGATCAGGTTTTCGGAGAAAGACATTGCCGGATTGGTGCTCAATTATGCCGATTGGCGTTTGCGTCCTGATTTGGAAGAAACGCTTCGCAATGTGTTGGCTCCTTTCGATTTGGTCGCCAATCTGGATGAAAAATCGGGTGCCTACAAGGTTGAAGAGTTTCGTTATCACCGGAAAACAGTTGCCGAAGCCAAAGAGTTTTTGAATTACCTGTCCGGTTTGTATTCCAATAAAGAAGAATGGGAAGCGCGGCGGGCAGAACTAAAAAGTTGTTTGCCATCAGGCGTAAGATTGGATAAAGCGCCCGCTTCACCCGGAACAAAGCCAATTTTGACCAAGATTCGCAAGATGGATGGCTACACCATTCAGAACATCGCACTGGAGATTTTACCTGGTGTTTACGCTTGTGGCTCGATTTATCGCCCGGCGAAAATCAAAGGAAAGATTCCGGTTGTTCTGTGTCCGAATGGCCATTTTGGCGACGGTCGGTATAACCAGGACGTTCAGAAACGCTGCGCCGGTTTAGCCCGAATGGGAGCTATGAGCATTAGCTATGATCTGTTTGGCTGGGGCGAGTCCGGGCTGCAATTCGATATGAAATATCATCGCAAAGCATTGGCAAATACGATACAGGCTTTGAACAGCATTCGCTTGCTCGACTATCTTTTGAGCTTTGATTATGTCGATTCGGATCGGGTGGGAATTACCGGAGGTTCGGGCGGTGGAAGCCATACCATGCTGATTTCGGCCATCGACGACCGGATTAATGTGAGCGTACCGGTTGTGATGATGTCAGCCATTCATTATGGCGGCTGCCCATGCGAAAGCGGGAACCCCATTCACCTGTGCAGCGGCGGAACCAACAATGTGGAAATTGCCGGTTTGTTTGCGCCAAAACCACAGCTGATTGTCTCAGATGGTGGCGATTGGACAGCGAATGTTCCCGAACTCGAATTCCCGTTTTTGAAGCGGATCTACAGTTTTTACGGGTCCGATGCAGTGGTTGAAAATGTTCATCTTCCCAATGAAAAACACGATTACGGCCCTTCAAAACGAATTGCTATGTATCACTTCATGGCGAAATACCTCAAGCTCGACGAATCAAAAGTCTTCGATAAAGCTGGCAATCTGGATGAATCAACGATAACGGTTGAAAAAGATAATGACCTGAAAGTGTTTGGCGACAACGGCGAAAAGCTGCCCGTGAATGCGTTGACGGATTTCAAGAAGCTGGAGGCGATGTTTCAATAG
- a CDS encoding sialidase family protein, whose protein sequence is MKRIITFTFLLVLAFQFQAEAKKTNWRKGILVDEFIYTEAPYPSCHSATIAETPEGLVAAWFGGTKERNPDVGIWVSRHINGKWTESVELANGVQNDTLRYPSWNPVLFQMPGGDLLLFYKIGPSPSEWWGMMMRSSDNGKTWSQAERLPDGIYGPIKNKPILLSDNTLMSPCSVEGDGGWRSYFEFTKDEGKTWEKGDYINDGKMYMAIQPTILTYPDGRMQTLVRTRNAVIASSWSNDQGKSWGLMQPSGLPNNNSGIDAVSLKDGRQLVVYNHVKTPVNAPKGHRTPLNVAVSKDGKHWEAALVLEDSEISQYSYPAGIQTSDGLVHFVYTWRRERIKHVVVDPKKLKTKKIVYEQWPE, encoded by the coding sequence ATGAAACGAATTATAACCTTCACGTTTTTGCTGGTTTTGGCATTCCAATTTCAGGCTGAAGCGAAAAAAACGAATTGGCGCAAAGGAATATTGGTGGATGAGTTTATCTACACCGAAGCGCCGTATCCGTCGTGCCACTCGGCAACAATTGCGGAGACGCCGGAAGGGCTGGTTGCCGCCTGGTTTGGTGGAACCAAGGAACGCAATCCGGATGTTGGTATTTGGGTGAGCCGCCACATCAATGGCAAGTGGACCGAATCCGTTGAATTGGCAAACGGTGTTCAGAACGACACACTGCGCTATCCAAGCTGGAACCCGGTATTGTTTCAAATGCCCGGTGGAGATCTGCTGCTGTTTTATAAAATCGGGCCCAGCCCGTCGGAATGGTGGGGTATGATGATGCGCTCTTCTGATAACGGAAAAACATGGTCGCAAGCGGAACGCTTGCCTGATGGCATTTACGGGCCAATCAAAAATAAACCGATTTTGCTGTCCGACAACACCTTGATGTCTCCTTGCAGTGTGGAAGGAGATGGCGGCTGGCGTTCGTATTTCGAGTTTACCAAAGACGAAGGTAAGACCTGGGAGAAAGGTGACTACATCAACGATGGCAAAATGTACATGGCCATCCAACCGACGATCTTGACTTATCCGGATGGACGGATGCAAACGCTGGTTCGCACGCGAAATGCTGTCATTGCTTCAAGTTGGTCGAATGACCAGGGCAAAAGTTGGGGACTGATGCAACCTTCGGGTCTTCCTAATAATAATTCGGGCATCGATGCCGTAAGTTTGAAAGACGGTCGCCAACTGGTGGTTTACAACCATGTAAAAACGCCTGTGAATGCGCCCAAAGGACATCGTACTCCGCTGAACGTTGCTGTTTCGAAAGATGGCAAACACTGGGAGGCGGCATTGGTGTTGGAGGACTCAGAGATCAGCCAGTACTCGTATCCGGCAGGCATTCAAACATCGGATGGTTTGGTGCATTTTGTGTACACTTGGCGTCGCGAGCGTATCAAGCACGTGGTTGTTGATCCGAAGAAATTGAAGACTAAAAAGATTGTTTACGAGCAGTGGCCTGAATAG